From a single Fuerstiella sp. genomic region:
- a CDS encoding aminopeptidase, producing MQDPRISRLATTLIDHSCRLKAGQKVIIEAFDLPEPGLVCRLIEEATARGAIPLVIWKNNSVLRSLYRSATVESMTLAGQLEADAMKLADAYIGIRGTANSEEMSDVSPEKMELYTKHWWQPVHIDIRVPGTRWVVLRYPTSSMAQAAQQSTQQFEDFYFEVCTADYARMAEDLKPLVVRMEDAREVRITAPGTDLTFSIENIPVVPCSGECNIPDGECFTAPVRDSVNGTIRFNTKSRYQGVVFDGIEFELKDGRIVTANCSNDSERLNRILDTDEGARYVGEWSLGTNNRILHPMLDTLFDEKIGGSFHFTPGNAYDEADNGNRSRVHWDLVLIQRSDYGGGEIRFDGEIIRRDGRFVPEDLQPLNIGLPE from the coding sequence ATGCAGGATCCACGGATAAGTCGGCTTGCCACAACGCTGATCGACCACAGTTGTCGGCTGAAAGCCGGACAGAAGGTCATCATCGAAGCATTTGACCTGCCCGAACCCGGTCTCGTCTGCCGATTGATTGAGGAAGCCACGGCACGTGGTGCGATTCCGCTGGTGATTTGGAAAAATAACTCTGTGCTTCGCAGTCTGTATCGCTCTGCGACAGTTGAGTCGATGACGTTGGCAGGGCAACTGGAGGCCGACGCGATGAAGCTGGCCGACGCTTATATCGGTATTCGCGGCACAGCAAATTCCGAAGAAATGTCTGATGTCTCTCCGGAAAAAATGGAACTGTATACCAAACACTGGTGGCAGCCGGTCCACATCGACATCCGAGTGCCCGGTACGCGATGGGTGGTGCTGCGCTATCCGACATCCTCTATGGCCCAGGCGGCTCAACAAAGTACGCAGCAGTTCGAGGACTTTTACTTCGAGGTGTGCACGGCTGATTATGCTCGTATGGCAGAAGATCTGAAACCACTGGTGGTTCGAATGGAGGATGCCCGGGAAGTTCGGATCACCGCGCCTGGAACGGATCTCACATTCTCAATTGAGAATATTCCGGTCGTGCCCTGCTCCGGTGAATGCAATATTCCCGACGGTGAATGCTTCACAGCTCCGGTTCGTGACAGTGTCAACGGTACGATCAGGTTCAATACGAAATCTCGATATCAGGGAGTGGTCTTTGATGGAATTGAGTTTGAACTGAAGGATGGGCGGATTGTCACTGCCAACTGCAGCAACGATTCCGAGCGACTCAACCGTATTCTCGACACAGACGAAGGCGCTCGCTATGTCGGTGAATGGTCACTCGGGACCAACAATCGAATTCTGCATCCGATGCTGGACACACTATTCGACGAAAAGATCGGCGGTTCATTTCATTTCACTCCTGGTAATGCCTATGACGAAGCGGATAACGGCAACCGAAGTCGAGTCCACTGGGACCTTGTACTGATTCAGCGGTCTGA